The sequence TGCGGCGCTTGCCGACAGACTCCATCGACACGGTGGTGACCTCACCGCCCTACTTCCTGCTGCGCAACTACGGCGTCGCGGGCCAGCTGGGGGCTGGGGCATCAGTCGAGCACTGGATAGCCGAGCTACGCGCCGTCCTAACCGAGGTGGGACGGGTACTGAAGCCGGAAGGGACGCTCTGGCTCAATCTCGGCGATACCTACTCTCGGACGCCTCGCCATGGCGCACCGGCCAAGAGCCTGCTGCTCGGTCCCGAGCGGCTGCTGGTGGGTCTCCTGGCCGATGGCTGGCGAGTCCGCAACAAGGTGGTGTGGGCGAAGACCAGTGCCATGCCCTCCAGCGTCGGTGACCGCCTGTCTTCCAGGTGGGAACCCCTCTACCTACTCACCAGGTCTCACCGCTACTTCTTCGACCTCGATGCCATTCGGGAACCGGCGCGCTCCCGGGCACGGCCAAGCCAGGGCACCGGCGGTCAGTTCCAGAGTGAGGCCAAGAAGCCGGATTGGGCCGGCCCTGGCGCCGGCAGTAACTCGGGTCTGGCGAAGATGCGGGCCCAGGGCCTGACCAGCCACCCGTTGGGCAAGAACCCCGGCGACGTCTGGTCACTGGCCACCGCTGGCTACCGCAGCGCCCACTTCGCCACCTTTCCAGAGGGCCTCGTCGAACGCCCCCTGCTGGCCACCTGTCCCGAACGGGTGTGCCGTAGGTGCGGCAGAGCCTGGCGACGAGCCAACGCCAGCAGGCGGCTCGGCTCGCTCGCCGTGCGAGGAGAGCTACGAAAGTCCTGCCCTTGCCCGAGCCGCAGCTGGCAACCCGGTTTGGTGCTTGACCCGTTCATGGGAGCTGGCACGGTCGGCGTGGTTGCCCAGAAGCTGCACCGCCGCTGGCTCGGCATCGAGCTGAACCCGGACTTCGCCCGTCTCGCTGAGGAGCGCATTCAGAGGACGGTGGCTACCGGAGGGTCAAGGTGACCGAGCCGGTCCCCGAAGCGGCCGCCGCCCCAACCGGCGAAACCGCACCCGCAGCCTCACCTCGCATCTACGTCGCCAGCCTGAGTGACTACAACGCCGGCGTGCTCCATGGCACCTGGCTGGACGCCTCCGAGGATGTCGAAGCCATGCAGAGCGAGATCGACGGGATGCTGGCGACTTCACCCACGACTCGGCGCCACGGTGACGTGGCTGAGGAGTGGGCCATCCATGACCACGAGGGGTGGGGCGGCATCCAGCTCAGCGAGTACGAGAGCTTGGAGATTATTGGCCGGCTGGCCGAGGGGTCGGCCGCCCACGGTCCGGCTTTCGCTGCCTGGGTGAGCTTGGTGGGCACCGAGCAGGGCAGCAGCGTCGAGGACTTCGAGGATCACTACCACGGTCAGTTCGACAGCCTGGAGGGCTACGGCGAGTCGATGCTGGATGAGATGGGCGTGAAGCTCGATGAGCTGCCCGGGGTCCCGGAAGGGCTGTGGCCCTACGTCAGTCTGGATGCTGCTGGGTGGGTGCGGGACATGCAGTGCGGTGGGGAGATCGCTGCTGTGGAAGGAGAGGGAGGTGTGTATGTGTTCTGGGGGATATAAGGAGTTAGGACGCGTTGTGGAATCTACATTCCATATTCCAATACTCCAGCCCTGGCGCGATCATAGCCAATGACAAATATGAGAGGAGGTGCAAGATGGAAAGCAGGGAAATCAGTGTTATTGATCAGGCCAGAAGTCAACAGATATTCGAGATCCCGCCTGGTGACGCCAGCCAGAAAGTACGCAACAATGGTGGGGATGAATCTGTCTCTGAGGGTCTCACTGCTATGAAGCGTGCCGTCATCTACCTCCGTGTCTCCACCAAGGAGCAGGCTGAAACCGACTACGGCACCGAAGGCTTCTCCATTCCCGCCCAGCGGGAAGCCTGCCAGCGCAAGGCCGAGGCCCTGGGAGCGGCGGTGGTTGGCGAGTTCGTTGACCGGGGCGAATCTGCCAAGACTGCTGACCGACCTGAGCTACAGAGGATGCTCAACAGCCTGGCCGCCGAGGCGGTGGACCTCGTCATCGTGCACAAGCTCGACCGCCTGGCCCGCTCACGCGCCGATGATGTCGCGATTGCCCTGGCCATGCAGCAGGCCGGTACCCGGCTGGTGTCCGTCTCGGAGAACGTCGATGAGACGCCGAGCGGCAAGCTGCTGCACGGCATCATGGCGACGATCGCCGAGTTCTACTCATCCAACCTCGCCACCGAAGCTCGCAAGGGCATGCGCCAGAAGGCCAAGACCGGTGGCACTACGAGCAAGGCACCAACCGGCTACCTGAACGTGCGGGAAGTCATTGACGGGCGGGAAGTTCGTACCGTGGCAATCGATCCCGAGCGGGCGCCGCAGATCCGGTGGGCCTTCGAGGCCTTCGCCGGCGGCGAGTACACCTGTCGCACGTTGGCTGAGGAACTGGATCGCCGAGGGCTTCGCACCAAGGGCGGGCCCAAGACGACCCCCCGGGCGCTCACCCTGGCCAGCGTCCACGAGATGTTGCGTAACCCTTACTACATCGGCATCGTCACCTTCGATGGGGTGCAGTACAAGGGCCGACACGACGCCCTGATCGACCTAGCCACCTGGCAGACCGTCCAGAAGGTGCTCACTGACCGTCGTGCTAGCCAGGAACGTCCGACCAGACGGACCCACTGGCTCAAGGGCCTGCTGCGGTGCGGCTTGTGCGGCGGGGGG comes from Acidimicrobiales bacterium and encodes:
- a CDS encoding site-specific DNA-methyltransferase, producing the protein MKNNQTQRQRSGRCPTHRSHRVPGTNHRPILPDRRILVGDALAELRRLPTDSIDTVVTSPPYFLLRNYGVAGQLGAGASVEHWIAELRAVLTEVGRVLKPEGTLWLNLGDTYSRTPRHGAPAKSLLLGPERLLVGLLADGWRVRNKVVWAKTSAMPSSVGDRLSSRWEPLYLLTRSHRYFFDLDAIREPARSRARPSQGTGGQFQSEAKKPDWAGPGAGSNSGLAKMRAQGLTSHPLGKNPGDVWSLATAGYRSAHFATFPEGLVERPLLATCPERVCRRCGRAWRRANASRRLGSLAVRGELRKSCPCPSRSWQPGLVLDPFMGAGTVGVVAQKLHRRWLGIELNPDFARLAEERIQRTVATGGSR
- a CDS encoding antirestriction protein ArdA is translated as MTEPVPEAAAAPTGETAPAASPRIYVASLSDYNAGVLHGTWLDASEDVEAMQSEIDGMLATSPTTRRHGDVAEEWAIHDHEGWGGIQLSEYESLEIIGRLAEGSAAHGPAFAAWVSLVGTEQGSSVEDFEDHYHGQFDSLEGYGESMLDEMGVKLDELPGVPEGLWPYVSLDAAGWVRDMQCGGEIAAVEGEGGVYVFWGI